One window of the Methanocaldococcus vulcanius M7 genome contains the following:
- a CDS encoding PP2C family protein-serine/threonine phosphatase, with product MGIKDFLRKIGIDKEKEDKQKSEIEIPVEDVVDIEISKIELIDSSNNDINDIIEDNAYGISHKGNRTNNEDSILIKRIEDIYLLAVADGVGGHKAGDVASKMAIDILKEVIKEKYNQNLSIEGVRQLLKDAYESAHNKIKAEAVGDKEGMATTLTTAIIKGNLAIIANCGDSRAYLIRNNEIVERTRDHSLVQALIDEGHITEEEAIHHPMKNIITSALGIDDFKVDIYEWNLKEEGDILLLSSDGLHDYIKKEEILEVIKNKNNPKEIVKELLDIALKKTKDNVSIIVYSHKTY from the coding sequence ATGGGAATAAAAGATTTTCTAAGAAAAATTGGAATTGATAAGGAAAAAGAAGATAAACAGAAATCAGAAATTGAAATTCCCGTGGAGGACGTTGTAGATATAGAAATATCAAAAATAGAACTGATAGATAGCTCTAACAATGATATAAATGATATAATTGAAGATAATGCCTATGGAATATCCCACAAAGGAAATAGAACGAACAATGAGGATAGTATTTTAATCAAAAGGATTGAAGATATCTACCTATTGGCTGTTGCAGATGGAGTTGGGGGACATAAGGCGGGAGATGTTGCTTCAAAGATGGCAATAGATATTCTAAAAGAAGTTATTAAAGAAAAATACAATCAAAACCTCTCAATTGAAGGAGTAAGACAACTCCTAAAAGATGCTTATGAATCTGCTCATAATAAGATAAAAGCAGAGGCAGTTGGAGATAAGGAGGGAATGGCTACAACTTTAACAACTGCAATAATTAAAGGGAACTTAGCAATTATAGCAAACTGTGGAGATAGTAGGGCCTATTTAATTAGAAATAACGAAATTGTAGAAAGGACAAGGGATCATTCTTTAGTTCAAGCTTTAATCGACGAGGGGCATATAACGGAGGAAGAAGCAATACACCACCCAATGAAAAATATTATAACATCAGCATTAGGAATAGATGATTTTAAGGTTGATATTTATGAGTGGAATTTGAAAGAGGAGGGGGATATTTTATTGCTAAGTTCTGACGGATTGCATGATTATATTAAAAAAGAAGAAATCTTAGAAGTAATTAAAAATAAGAATAATCCAAAAGAAATTGTTAAAGAGCTTTTAGATATTGCTTTAAAGAAGACAAAAGATAATGTGAGCATTATAGTATATTCACATAAAACATACTAA
- a CDS encoding tetratricopeptide repeat protein translates to MVIKLLKKIFKGESLEDLIKEGDNFFIEGKYILAKKAYLDALKIEDNKKIRDKIKIIEKIEKLKKDADNLFENGAYNNALKKYEEILKLNPNDTNIKTNLNICKEKILLNEGELLFRSKKYEDALSKFKEVLKIDSKNSIAKAKIKMIENILRIEEINKTAKNLFNKGKYNDAIKLYNEALKLDPKNDVLWNNCGNVYYALKDYQMALKCYEKALSLNPKNELAMYNKALILKDMREYKKALSIINTLMHLNPKNEKVFELRKKIIAEIGNNLNQSDNNSKFPTLQKAVKEYKNGNYYKAIELLNQCLSSNENDTEVLRYLGDAYLNIGNYSKALECFNKILKTNNKNVNAKNKINYVANRLKSEGLAHYKNRNYKDALILLDEYLKHNKKDTEAYYFKALCYEKLGFYEESLLCINNALKYNKNNKKLLEYKKSLMEMLNNSKLNNTSLNDKTNDNSVKNTSQNMQKISSSKNNVLGNFSKDEILKHFNKINKSSLDTGLLYKLGDFFISEGEYDKALKCYDSILNKTIEAGALWRKGKCLYLMNKFDESIKCFEEYAKRYKNSTIVYNLSYEFGNILYNKRDYENAIKYYQFIEKNYTNNLKNKIICRKKDLLEKIANCYYNLGDYNNALKYLKMDSVKNNTLLYNVLVKFGDSLLKKADYKNAINYYKEALKINNNTTLRSMIKSLEEQNNPPNLIINFPKTTFVLGRWEKIKVKIINKGEGTAKNVQLKFSDDFNVKGISPLSIKGKSSEELTIYVRPNYEGIVPLEIAVEYQHNNKTYQNTYNFEVEVKGAHIYKEKSFKLTDIINPSTPKTFPPELEEFYKNIQFIGQGGFARVFKAIRVKDNLPVAIKLPISLDASTGKSFIKELENWTKLNHPNIVKVYDYNILPIPYFEMELCDESLEDYLKRKRVLDVKEASYIIFNIAEGLKYAHNKGIIHRDLKPHNILLKNGIPKITDWGLSKVISKSTLTTRGGFTPHYASPEQINNTKTDERTDIWQLGVIFYQLTTGEFPFDGKSVIEIGMKIITKKPKPPKKINSEIDSNVSKIILKCLNKNPKDRYSSILELQRDLAKYLQITFKEELKKSITIRDFSRSAFYCGELFLMCLKINDGVNAYKYCGDLIEYAKGDIKNDLIKLKEMIAYRVENKMPIPEEIISSAEVIVHKIKLKF, encoded by the coding sequence ATGGTTATTAAACTATTAAAAAAGATTTTCAAAGGTGAAAGTTTAGAGGATCTAATAAAAGAAGGTGACAATTTTTTTATAGAAGGTAAGTATATACTTGCTAAAAAAGCTTATTTAGATGCATTAAAAATAGAGGATAATAAAAAAATAAGAGATAAAATAAAAATTATCGAAAAAATTGAAAAATTAAAAAAAGATGCAGATAATCTGTTTGAAAATGGAGCATATAACAATGCATTAAAAAAATATGAGGAGATTTTAAAGTTAAACCCTAACGATACTAATATAAAAACAAATTTAAATATCTGCAAAGAAAAAATATTATTAAATGAGGGAGAATTATTATTTAGATCTAAGAAATATGAAGATGCATTATCAAAATTTAAAGAAGTTCTAAAAATAGATTCCAAAAATTCAATAGCAAAAGCAAAAATCAAAATGATAGAAAACATATTAAGGATTGAAGAGATAAACAAAACTGCAAAGAATCTTTTTAACAAAGGAAAATATAATGACGCGATTAAGTTATATAACGAAGCGTTAAAATTAGATCCAAAAAATGACGTACTCTGGAACAACTGTGGAAATGTTTATTATGCATTAAAAGATTATCAAATGGCTTTAAAATGCTATGAAAAGGCACTGTCTTTGAATCCAAAAAATGAACTTGCCATGTATAATAAAGCACTGATTCTTAAAGATATGAGGGAATATAAAAAAGCCCTTAGCATAATAAACACACTAATGCATTTAAATCCAAAAAATGAAAAAGTATTTGAGCTTAGAAAGAAAATTATCGCAGAAATAGGGAATAATTTAAATCAATCGGATAATAACTCTAAATTCCCAACCCTCCAAAAGGCGGTTAAAGAATATAAAAATGGAAATTACTATAAAGCGATTGAATTATTAAATCAGTGTTTAAGTTCTAATGAAAACGATACAGAGGTTCTTAGATATTTAGGAGATGCATATTTAAATATAGGGAATTATTCAAAGGCATTAGAATGTTTTAATAAGATTCTAAAAACGAATAACAAAAATGTAAATGCAAAAAATAAAATAAATTATGTAGCAAATAGATTAAAATCAGAAGGTTTAGCCCATTACAAAAACAGAAACTATAAAGATGCGTTAATATTATTAGACGAATATTTAAAACATAATAAAAAAGATACCGAAGCATATTATTTTAAGGCATTATGTTATGAAAAATTAGGATTTTATGAAGAATCTTTATTATGTATAAATAACGCATTAAAATATAACAAAAATAATAAAAAACTCTTAGAATATAAAAAATCTCTTATGGAAATGCTAAATAATAGCAAGCTTAACAATACATCGTTAAATGATAAAACAAACGATAATAGCGTAAAAAATACCTCTCAAAATATGCAAAAAATATCTTCATCTAAAAACAATGTTTTAGGAAATTTTTCTAAGGATGAAATTCTTAAGCATTTTAACAAAATTAATAAAAGCTCTCTTGATACTGGACTATTATATAAATTAGGTGATTTTTTTATTTCCGAAGGAGAATATGACAAGGCCTTGAAATGTTATGACTCAATATTAAATAAAACAATAGAAGCAGGTGCACTATGGAGGAAAGGAAAATGCCTATACCTAATGAATAAATTTGACGAATCAATTAAATGTTTTGAAGAATATGCAAAACGATATAAAAATAGCACAATAGTTTACAATTTATCTTATGAGTTTGGAAATATATTATATAATAAAAGAGATTATGAAAACGCTATAAAATACTACCAGTTTATTGAAAAAAATTATACCAATAATCTAAAAAATAAAATAATCTGTCGTAAAAAAGATCTCTTAGAAAAAATCGCTAATTGCTATTATAATCTTGGTGATTATAATAATGCATTAAAATATTTAAAAATGGATAGTGTGAAGAATAATACATTATTGTATAATGTCTTAGTTAAATTTGGCGATTCGCTACTTAAAAAAGCAGATTACAAAAATGCTATAAACTATTATAAAGAAGCACTAAAAATTAATAATAATACTACTTTACGGAGTATGATAAAGTCCTTAGAAGAGCAAAATAACCCACCAAATCTCATAATAAACTTTCCAAAAACTACATTTGTATTAGGTAGATGGGAAAAGATTAAAGTTAAGATCATCAATAAAGGTGAAGGAACTGCAAAAAATGTCCAATTAAAATTTTCTGATGATTTTAATGTTAAGGGCATATCTCCACTATCAATTAAAGGAAAATCATCAGAAGAACTAACTATATATGTAAGACCAAACTATGAAGGAATTGTCCCATTAGAAATAGCAGTTGAATACCAACACAACAACAAGACCTATCAAAATACCTACAATTTTGAAGTTGAAGTTAAAGGAGCACACATATACAAAGAAAAATCGTTTAAACTCACAGACATTATAAACCCGTCAACACCAAAAACATTTCCACCAGAGTTGGAAGAATTCTATAAAAATATTCAATTTATCGGACAAGGTGGCTTTGCAAGGGTCTTTAAGGCAATAAGAGTTAAAGATAACTTACCAGTAGCTATAAAGCTACCAATATCTTTAGATGCTTCAACTGGAAAATCCTTTATAAAAGAATTAGAAAACTGGACTAAACTAAATCATCCGAATATAGTTAAGGTCTATGATTATAACATCCTACCAATTCCTTACTTTGAAATGGAGTTGTGTGATGAGTCATTAGAGGATTATTTGAAAAGAAAGAGAGTTTTAGATGTAAAGGAAGCTTCTTACATAATCTTTAACATTGCAGAGGGATTAAAATATGCCCATAATAAGGGAATCATACATAGGGACTTAAAGCCACACAATATATTGCTAAAAAACGGCATTCCAAAAATAACCGACTGGGGACTATCTAAGGTTATATCTAAGTCCACTTTAACAACAAGAGGAGGATTTACTCCTCATTATGCCTCTCCGGAGCAGATAAATAATACTAAAACTGATGAAAGAACAGATATTTGGCAATTGGGCGTTATCTTTTATCAATTAACGACTGGAGAATTTCCATTTGACGGAAAGTCAGTAATAGAAATAGGCATGAAAATAATTACAAAAAAACCTAAACCACCTAAAAAAATAAATTCTGAAATAGACAGTAATGTAAGCAAAATAATCCTAAAATGTCTAAATAAAAATCCTAAAGATAGATACTCATCAATATTAGAACTGCAGAGGGACTTAGCTAAATACCTTCAAATAACCTTCAAAGAAGAACTTAAAAAGTCCATAACTATTAGAGATTTCAGTAGAAGTGCTTTCTATTGTGGAGAGTTGTTTTTAATGTGTTTAAAAATCAATGATGGTGTAAATGCCTATAAATACTGTGGGGACTTAATTGAATATGCAAAAGGAGATATTAAAAATGATTTAATTAAATTAAAAGAAATGATTGCCTATAGGGTAGAGAATAAAATGCCCATTCCAGAAGAAATAATATCATCAGCAGAGGTTATAGTGCATAAGATAAAATTAAAATTCTGA
- a CDS encoding DEAD/DEAH box helicase: MFINHPLIKPNILEARVYQQIIAGNALNKNTLCVLSTGLGKTAIAILVIAGILTKKDGKVLILAPSRPLVEQHYKKLKDVLNIDEDKIIALTGKISPKKREDLYKKGKIFIATPQVIENDIIAGRINIDEFILLIADEAHHTTGDHSYAFVAKKFRDKCHILGLTASPGSDIDKIMEICENLGIEHVEVRTEDDEDVKPYIAKIKLKPIRIELPKEFKQALTLINEALKERLKILKDAGVVNSIYHITKTDLIELNKRLFAYDEQIKYELIKVCSEALKLMHARELLESQGKTVFLNYINKLSSQRTKSAKSVINDEKIIKAVNLLLKSNTDHPKLEKVIEMVKKILKENKDERIIIFAQYRDTVEKIVNLLNQNEIKAIKFIGQASKEKGKGMTQKEQIKAIEKFKKEGSVLVSTSVSEEGIDIPSVNYIIFYEPVPSEIRFIQRRGRAMRGEGGNVFILIAKGTTDEAYYKSALYKEKGMKQILKNMCKILNKKLAEKNKEKKIESNITSEIQSKKEDVSILETEKDVIKNNNNEKTKKEKKQITILDFINQVNKNDKKEYNKDDNKNKDKESMKKQLKIIIDVRERNMAKLLHNYANIELKTLEVGDYILSDRVVVERKTAEDFVNSIIDKRLFNQLKNLRKVERPLLIIEGDNFSRIHENALKGAILSITLDFGIPIIFTKNAEETADLLIKIAEKEQIKEKRAVMVRYGKTAMSLKEQQKFIVESLPDVGGALAERLLKHFKTVENVFTAKEEELMKVDGVGKERAKKIREVLTAEYR, encoded by the coding sequence ATGTTCATTAATCATCCTCTAATTAAACCAAACATACTTGAAGCGAGAGTATATCAACAAATAATTGCAGGAAATGCCTTAAACAAAAATACTCTCTGTGTGCTATCCACTGGATTGGGAAAAACAGCGATAGCCATACTTGTTATAGCAGGTATTTTAACAAAAAAAGACGGAAAGGTTTTAATATTGGCCCCCTCACGCCCATTGGTAGAGCAACATTATAAAAAATTAAAAGATGTTTTAAACATTGATGAAGATAAGATAATTGCCCTAACTGGGAAAATATCCCCAAAAAAACGAGAAGATCTTTACAAAAAAGGAAAGATATTTATTGCCACACCGCAAGTTATAGAAAACGATATAATTGCAGGAAGAATCAATATAGATGAGTTCATCTTACTTATAGCCGATGAAGCACACCATACAACAGGAGATCACTCCTACGCTTTCGTTGCAAAAAAATTTAGAGATAAATGCCACATATTGGGATTAACAGCTTCTCCTGGATCAGATATTGATAAAATTATGGAGATATGTGAGAATTTAGGGATAGAGCATGTTGAAGTGAGAACTGAGGATGATGAGGACGTTAAACCATACATTGCTAAGATTAAATTAAAACCCATAAGAATTGAACTACCTAAAGAGTTTAAACAGGCATTAACATTGATAAACGAGGCATTAAAAGAGAGATTAAAAATATTGAAAGATGCGGGAGTTGTAAACTCAATATACCATATAACTAAAACAGATCTCATAGAGTTAAATAAACGTTTATTTGCATATGATGAGCAAATAAAATATGAACTAATAAAGGTCTGTTCTGAAGCGTTGAAATTAATGCACGCAAGAGAACTATTAGAAAGTCAAGGAAAGACAGTATTCTTGAATTATATAAATAAATTATCATCACAAAGAACCAAATCTGCTAAATCTGTAATTAACGATGAAAAAATTATAAAGGCGGTTAATCTACTACTAAAATCAAATACAGATCATCCAAAATTAGAAAAAGTCATAGAAATGGTTAAAAAAATCTTAAAAGAAAATAAAGACGAACGAATAATAATATTCGCTCAATATCGTGATACAGTTGAGAAAATAGTAAATCTTCTAAACCAGAATGAAATAAAGGCAATAAAATTTATAGGCCAGGCAAGTAAAGAAAAAGGAAAAGGAATGACACAAAAAGAGCAAATAAAGGCAATAGAAAAATTCAAAAAAGAGGGAAGTGTCTTAGTTTCAACAAGCGTTTCAGAAGAAGGAATAGACATCCCATCTGTAAACTACATAATATTTTACGAACCCGTTCCCTCTGAAATAAGATTTATTCAAAGAAGAGGAAGAGCAATGAGAGGAGAAGGAGGAAACGTTTTTATTCTTATTGCAAAAGGCACAACAGATGAGGCATACTATAAAAGTGCACTTTACAAAGAAAAAGGAATGAAACAAATACTCAAAAATATGTGTAAAATATTAAACAAGAAATTAGCTGAAAAAAATAAAGAAAAAAAGATAGAATCTAACATCACTTCGGAAATTCAGAGTAAAAAAGAAGATGTTTCAATATTAGAAACAGAAAAAGATGTAATAAAAAACAATAACAACGAAAAGACAAAAAAAGAGAAGAAACAAATTACTATATTGGACTTTATAAACCAAGTTAATAAAAATGATAAAAAAGAGTATAATAAAGATGATAATAAAAATAAAGATAAAGAAAGCATGAAAAAACAGTTGAAAATCATTATAGATGTTAGAGAGAGGAATATGGCTAAACTTTTACATAACTATGCGAACATTGAACTAAAAACCTTAGAAGTTGGGGACTATATTTTAAGCGATAGAGTAGTTGTTGAGAGAAAAACAGCTGAGGATTTTGTAAATTCAATAATTGATAAAAGATTATTTAACCAGTTAAAAAACCTTAGAAAGGTTGAAAGACCATTATTAATTATTGAAGGAGATAATTTTAGCAGAATTCACGAAAATGCACTTAAAGGAGCCATTTTATCAATAACTTTGGATTTTGGCATCCCAATAATCTTTACAAAAAATGCTGAAGAAACAGCCGATTTACTAATAAAGATTGCTGAGAAAGAGCAAATAAAAGAGAAAAGGGCTGTTATGGTAAGGTATGGAAAGACAGCAATGTCTTTGAAGGAACAGCAGAAATTCATTGTTGAAAGTTTGCCAGATGTTGGTGGGGCGTTAGCTGAAAGGTTGTTAAAGCACTTTAAGACAGTTGAAAATGTATTTACAGCAAAGGAAGAAGAATTAATGAAAGTTGATGGAGTCGGAAAAGAGAGGGCTAAAAAGATTAGAGAGGTTTTAACAGCAGAATATAGGTAA
- a CDS encoding DMT family transporter — translation MINYIVDFFASYGLFGLISYIVLVYSGWFWLGIELKKREIFEGQAFTVLIYIFLLGISWEIADEIAGKIFIEYVIASGIVYGITLGIAWWIIRGEYRKITWWIAGGFMLEIAWWITYYTNYYNVEITDMIEFVIAEMAIFAIAFWILRMISHRIARVIAFGIALGIIGKIMSEIVGWGTGFVWYITGGFVGGITFEIASIIADKIAKSEYNKSLENLKREDYSNCLKHLNGSLYLLRDYSNKEIPYHNKDLAYEIISLKDNLEQIQIANEYYNSGNYKEALKTYIKINENASKNENKDLKEIIKDKIENTESKLKNQFKEQLQKADDLFNKNKIEEALNEYKKLLNEYPMFENETKHKIKKCKKKLEDERIRQLESEFKNQLQKADELFKNNEIEEAMDEYEKLLNLLSGKYQKISYKYEKVLNDKIQKCEEILKNPPLELLLERAKRYSSEALILFNQNKLSKAIEKWKGAVKQYERAKEIAKLKEDKEIVKLVDKNIKVIISNIFKTGIKLINDKLTNI, via the coding sequence ATGATAAACTATATTGTTGATTTCTTTGCAAGTTATGGATTGTTTGGACTTATTAGTTATATAGTTTTAGTTTATAGCGGTTGGTTTTGGTTAGGAATTGAGTTAAAGAAGAGAGAAATTTTTGAAGGACAGGCATTTACAGTGTTGATTTATATCTTTTTATTGGGAATTTCATGGGAAATTGCAGATGAGATTGCAGGGAAAATTTTTATTGAATATGTGATTGCAAGTGGAATTGTATATGGGATTACACTTGGAATTGCATGGTGGATTATAAGAGGAGAGTATAGAAAAATTACATGGTGGATTGCAGGCGGATTTATGCTTGAAATTGCATGGTGGATTACATACTATACAAACTATTATAACGTTGAAATTACTGACATGATTGAATTTGTAATTGCAGAGATGGCCATATTTGCAATTGCATTTTGGATTCTAAGGATGATTTCACATAGAATTGCAAGAGTAATCGCATTTGGAATTGCACTTGGTATTATAGGAAAGATTATGTCAGAGATAGTAGGTTGGGGTACAGGTTTTGTATGGTATATCACAGGCGGATTTGTAGGGGGAATTACATTTGAAATTGCAAGTATAATTGCAGATAAGATTGCAAAATCAGAATACAATAAATCACTTGAAAATCTGAAAAGAGAGGATTATAGTAATTGTTTAAAACATTTAAATGGAAGTTTATATTTGTTAAGAGATTATAGTAATAAAGAAATTCCTTACCACAACAAAGATTTGGCATATGAGATAATATCTCTAAAAGACAATTTAGAACAAATTCAAATAGCAAATGAGTATTACAATTCAGGTAATTACAAAGAAGCATTAAAAACATACATAAAAATAAACGAAAATGCATCTAAGAATGAAAATAAAGATTTAAAAGAAATCATCAAAGATAAAATTGAAAATACAGAATCAAAACTTAAAAACCAATTTAAAGAACAATTGCAAAAAGCAGATGATTTGTTTAATAAAAATAAAATAGAGGAAGCATTAAATGAATATAAAAAATTATTAAATGAATATCCCATGTTTGAAAATGAAACAAAACATAAAATCAAAAAATGTAAGAAAAAATTAGAAGATGAGCGTATAAGACAGTTAGAATCTGAATTTAAAAACCAACTACAAAAAGCAGATGAATTATTCAAAAATAATGAAATAGAAGAAGCGATGGATGAATACGAAAAATTGTTAAACTTATTATCTGGAAAATATCAAAAAATATCATACAAGTATGAAAAAGTCCTAAATGATAAAATCCAAAAATGTGAGGAAATTCTTAAAAATCCACCATTGGAATTATTATTAGAAAGAGCAAAAAGATATTCTTCTGAAGCATTAATTTTATTTAATCAAAATAAACTAAGTAAGGCAATTGAAAAATGGAAGGGAGCTGTCAAACAGTACGAAAGAGCAAAAGAAATTGCAAAACTAAAAGAAGATAAAGAAATTGTTAAATTAGTAGATAAGAATATTAAAGTTATCATCAGTAATATTTTTAAAACTGGAATTAAATTAATAAATGATAAATTAACCAATATATAA
- a CDS encoding ATP-binding protein codes for MEIDLSGALMNQFKKAKLDYEKAKKNGNMSLAKKKALECSKLLKELAKYDTYNAKSYVEKAEKWQIVAENINEVFESKTKTTKSIKKSTFSQTNQSEEKEENEIDKFKNYVKNNLIQKSPVKWDDIGGLEDVKRLMMETIVISALQKPKSIQPWKGVLLFGPPGTGKTLLASACAGSLDATFFNVKASSVTSKYFGESSKIITALYEVARELSPSIVFIDEIDALTTKRGEGVSEASRRMLSTLLTELDGFQDKGKDLLVLTLSATNTPWDLDEAVLSRFPRRIYIPLPDKKATKEIIKINTKGIELNIDLDEIAEKCVERLYSGRDLKNLCQEAIWNMIRDVNKNLYELAKLPYNELRKRKLKTRALTNNDFEEAFKKIKSPLTKRDIEKYEKWAEEFGG; via the coding sequence ATGGAAATTGACTTATCAGGAGCTCTAATGAATCAATTCAAAAAAGCAAAGTTGGATTATGAAAAAGCAAAAAAAAATGGAAATATGTCCTTAGCAAAGAAAAAGGCATTAGAGTGTTCTAAGTTATTAAAAGAGTTAGCAAAATATGACACTTACAATGCAAAAAGTTATGTAGAAAAAGCAGAAAAATGGCAAATAGTGGCAGAGAATATTAATGAAGTATTTGAATCAAAGACAAAAACAACAAAATCGATAAAGAAATCAACTTTTTCTCAAACAAACCAATCAGAAGAAAAAGAGGAGAATGAGATAGACAAATTTAAAAATTATGTAAAGAACAACTTAATCCAAAAATCACCAGTAAAATGGGATGATATTGGTGGTTTAGAGGATGTAAAACGTTTAATGATGGAAACAATAGTTATCTCTGCCCTACAAAAACCAAAATCAATACAACCATGGAAAGGTGTCTTGCTTTTCGGACCTCCAGGAACTGGAAAAACATTATTGGCATCTGCCTGTGCAGGAAGCTTAGATGCTACATTCTTTAACGTTAAGGCATCATCAGTAACAAGTAAATACTTTGGGGAATCATCAAAGATAATAACTGCCCTATATGAAGTTGCAAGGGAGTTAAGTCCAAGTATTGTATTTATTGATGAAATTGACGCTCTAACAACAAAAAGAGGGGAGGGAGTTAGTGAGGCATCAAGGAGAATGCTCTCAACATTATTAACTGAATTGGATGGATTCCAAGATAAGGGAAAAGATTTGTTGGTCTTAACTTTATCTGCCACTAACACACCCTGGGATTTGGATGAGGCAGTTTTATCAAGGTTTCCAAGAAGGATTTATATTCCCTTGCCAGATAAGAAAGCAACAAAAGAGATTATTAAAATTAATACAAAAGGTATTGAGTTAAATATTGATTTAGATGAAATTGCTGAAAAATGTGTTGAGAGATTGTATTCAGGAAGAGATTTAAAAAACCTCTGCCAAGAGGCGATTTGGAACATGATTAGAGATGTTAATAAGAACTTGTATGAATTGGCTAAACTGCCTTATAATGAATTAAGAAAGAGGAAGCTAAAAACAAGAGCTTTAACTAATAATGATTTTGAAGAGGCATTTAAGAAGATTAAAAGTCCATTAACTAAGAGAGATATTGAGAAGTATGAGAAATGGGCTGAAGAGTTTGGGGGATAA
- a CDS encoding serine/threonine-protein kinase, with the protein MIKEILKDISELENFLNQNMHYLDREEYKQYQEIISELRIKAKLKDVELKINEAITLKSNKNYSKARETLKKASKLLENIEDETINKRIKTFNSQITQLKLQIENELIQIKNLLLGDESTVDIQIRPVGVANLGIEEDENLKKLKQLLSKYQNPVKIGEGGFSYVFRAVKNGKTIAIKVPKELTELTGKMFLREIENWKKLNHINIVQLYDYNILPYPHIEMEYCETDLNKIKNKLNIRDALMLMFEVLNGLKYAHNKGIIHKDLKPSNILISNGIPKITDWGLAKEETSKSTTINALTLQYSAPEQITKVGEDKRTDIYQIGIILYELTTKQLPFNGDTFDILEKIKNEEPQKPSQINPLIDEELERIILKCIQKDKTKRYQSIDELQKHLAGYLNVQLTEELNRSKTQKDFNRSVFYCADLVLFHLNNNDLKTALNYLYDLKYYAEKHCSDDVIKAINNLIEGVNYRINEGIKEPSDELKINAKIIIEKVKMRF; encoded by the coding sequence ATGATAAAAGAGATTTTAAAGGATATTAGTGAACTTGAGAATTTTTTAAATCAAAATATGCATTATTTAGATAGAGAAGAGTATAAACAGTATCAAGAGATAATATCTGAACTCAGAATAAAAGCCAAACTAAAAGATGTTGAGTTAAAAATAAATGAGGCAATAACTTTAAAATCAAATAAAAACTATTCCAAGGCCAGAGAAACATTAAAAAAGGCATCAAAATTATTAGAAAACATAGAAGATGAAACAATAAACAAAAGAATCAAAACCTTTAACAGTCAAATAACTCAACTAAAACTTCAAATAGAAAATGAGCTTATCCAAATTAAAAATTTACTCTTAGGGGATGAATCAACAGTAGATATTCAAATTAGACCCGTAGGCGTAGCTAATTTGGGAATTGAAGAAGATGAAAACCTTAAAAAACTAAAACAACTTCTCTCAAAATACCAAAATCCAGTAAAAATTGGAGAGGGTGGCTTCTCTTATGTATTTAGAGCAGTAAAGAATGGAAAAACAATAGCAATAAAAGTTCCTAAGGAATTAACTGAATTAACAGGAAAGATGTTTTTAAGAGAAATTGAAAACTGGAAAAAACTAAACCACATAAACATAGTCCAACTTTATGATTACAACATCCTTCCATATCCGCACATAGAGATGGAATACTGTGAAACTGACTTAAACAAAATCAAAAACAAACTAAACATTAGAGATGCGTTAATGCTGATGTTTGAGGTATTAAACGGTTTAAAATATGCCCATAATAAAGGAATTATTCACAAGGACTTAAAGCCCTCAAATATCTTAATCTCCAACGGAATCCCAAAAATAACTGACTGGGGATTAGCAAAGGAGGAGACATCAAAATCAACAACCATAAATGCTCTAACTCTCCAATACTCAGCACCAGAACAAATAACCAAAGTAGGTGAGGATAAAAGGACAGATATTTACCAAATTGGGATTATTTTGTATGAATTAACTACAAAACAACTTCCATTCAATGGGGATACTTTTGACATATTGGAAAAGATTAAAAATGAAGAGCCACAAAAACCTTCCCAGATAAACCCATTAATTGATGAAGAATTGGAAAGAATAATTCTAAAATGCATCCAAAAGGATAAAACTAAGAGATACCAATCAATAGATGAATTGCAGAAGCATTTGGCAGGTTATCTAAATGTCCAACTGACCGAAGAGTTAAACAGATCAAAAACTCAGAAGGATTTTAATAGAAGTGTATTTTACTGTGCTGATTTGGTTTTGTTTCATTTAAATAACAATGATCTAAAAACTGCATTAAATTACCTATATGATCTAAAATACTATGCTGAAAAGCACTGTTCTGATGATGTAATTAAAGCAATTAATAATTTAATTGAAGGAGTTAATTACAGGATAAATGAAGGGATAAAAGAACCCTCTGATGAATTAAAAATAAATGCAAAAATTATAATTGAAAAAGTTAAAATGAGATTTTAG